Genomic DNA from Candidatus Koribacter versatilis Ellin345:
ATAGCGCAGCGGTACGCGGGCAGGCAACGAAGGGAAAGCATCCGTCCAACGAGTTATCGACCTTGGAGCATCGATGAGCCATTTAGGGGAATCGAGAAAAGCAAATGTGTTCGGTGTAGCGATCGAGCCAGTAAACATGCAGTTGGCCGTGTTGCGGGTGATCGAGGCGCTAAGGGATCCTCCATCATATGTATGTCTTGCTGGTGCCCATGGAATTGTTGAAGCTCGACGGAACATTGAGTTGGCGCGCGCCTATCGCGATGCCTCTTTTGTTTTGCCAGATGGAATGCCTACGGTGTGGATTGGTCGTCACCAAGGGTTTGTGAGCATGGATCGTGTGTTCGGGCCTGAATTCATGTTTGCGGTGTTCCAAGCTTCAGAGGGTACGGGCGCGAGGCACTTTCTGTATGGCGGGGAGGTCGGTGTAGCCCAGGAACTTCAATCCTCGTTGAAAAAGAGATTTCCGAAATCCAATATCGTCGGAACCTACACGCCGCCCTTTCGAAGTCTGAGCCAAACAGAAGAGACCGACTTGGAACAAATGCTTCGCGTCGTTCGTCCGGACTTCATGTGGATCGGTCTTAGTACGCCGAAGCAAGAGATATTTATGCGCAAATATCGCGACATGCTTCCGGTGAAGATCATGATTGGAGTGGGCGCTGCCTTCGACTTTCACACCGGCCGCCTGACCGACAGTCCAACCTGGGTCAAACGTTCAGGTCTTCAATGGCTGCATCGGCTTATCCAGGAGCCACGCAGGCTCTGGCGCAGGTATCTCCGCACGAACTCTATTTTCTTATGCCTTGCCATGCTCGAATTGGCTGGGTCTGAGCGTCCGCGGATTTTGCCCGTAGCGAAGCCTGCAGCGGGAGTTCTAGACGATCCATTGGTGGAGTAACGAAGTTTTCGTTTGTTTGATTGCGTTCCGGCTACTGAATTAGTGAATCACATCTCCGTGTTTCAATCCACAACTGAGAAAGAGAGTAGACGCATGCTAAAGCGTGTCCTTGTGACGGGCGCTGGTGGGTTTATCGGGCACCATCTCATGAACGCCTTGGTCGACCTGGGATATTGGGTTCGAGGTGCGGACATAAAGAGCCCGGAGTTTCAGCCCAGCCGCGCGGATGAATTTCATCTCCTTGATCTTCGCGAGGTACAAAACTGCGAGCAAATGACAGACGGAGTGGATATGGTCTTCGCGCTTGCTGCAGATATGGGGGGCATGGGCTACATTTCAAGCCATCATGCGGCCATTCTGCACACGAATACATTGATCAACTTCAATACGCTGGAAGCGGCAAGGCGCAGCGGGGTGCGGCGCTATCTGTTCACCTCGTCGGCTTGCGTCTATCCCGAGTACCGTCAACTTGCTACTGACGTACCGGCCCTACGCGAGGAGGATGCTTACCCGGCTGCTCCGCAGGATGCATATGGCTGGGAAAAGTTGATCACGGAGCGCCTATGCACTCACTATCGCGAAGACTATGGGATGGAAATGCGAATAATTCGCTTCCATAATATCTTTGGACCGCTGGGGACGTGGGAAGGAGGACGCGAGAAAGCTCCTGCCGCGATGTGCCGCAAAGTTGCGATCGCTAAACTCACAGGTAATCACGAAATCGAAATCTGGGGCGATGGCAAACAGACTCGTTCCTTCTGCTATATCGACGATTGCGTCACCGGTATCCATAAGCTCATGGTGTCCGATTTTGCGTATCCGTTGAATCTCGGGCAGGATCGCATGGTAAGCATCAATGAACTCGCGGATTTAGTTGCGGATATCGCAGGTATTCGCGTCAACAAGCGTCACGTTTCTGGGCCGATGGGAGTACGCGGTCGTAATTCCGATAACACACTCTTGCGACAGGTTCTCGGCTGGACCCCTGTGATCTCTTTGGAAGATGGCCTGCGTCGTACTTACCGTTGGATCGAGGCTCAGGTGGCCGCCAAACTTTCGGAGAAATGCTCGAGTTCGTTCACTTCGAAGGTCGCGGCTACTACGCCATGAGCAGCACGACCATTCGGGTCAACCCAGTAGCGAGGCGCGGACTTCTCCGCGCTTTTGCTCTTTTGGAGTTAGCTGCCCTCATCGTGGGTCTTTCAGTCTTGAGTGTTCGCGTGATTCCACACGCGTGGCGTAGCCTCGATACGGACTTCCCCAATGATTACGTCGCAGCTCGACTGGTTCGCGAGAGCTACACAGTTGACCGGATTTACGAATGGGAATGGTTTGAAGAGCAGAGAGTACGGATGGGAGTTGATTACCCCACAGCCGGCTTCATACCACACACTCCATTCTCGGTTCTCCCCATGATTCCGTTTACATGGTTTGAACCGCTTGCCGCCAAACGGGCATGGATCACTACGAGCCTCCTCCTGCTTCTCGGTTCGATCACGCTGATCTCGAATATTTCCCATTTGCGTTGGCAGTGGGTTGCAACGGCCGCATTCCTGTCCATGCCGCTGTATCGCAATCTCGAGTACGGCCAGTTTTACGTTCTCGTGCTATCGGTGCTCAGCCTCGCGCTATGGTGTTATGGCCGAGATTACCGATTCACAGCCGGACTACTTACGGCGATTGCTGCGGGATTGAAGATCTTTCCCGTGCTGTTGATCGTTTTCTACCTGAGGAAGCGCGATTTCAGGGCCCTCGTCGGATTTGCGATTGGCGCAGTCACGGTATTTGGAACGTCTTTGTATGTGTTCGGTTGGGTAGCGTGCATTCGATATGTGAATGAGATTCTTCCCGCCGCGATGCGCGGCGAAGCGA
This window encodes:
- a CDS encoding WecB/TagA/CpsF family glycosyltransferase, producing MSHLGESRKANVFGVAIEPVNMQLAVLRVIEALRDPPSYVCLAGAHGIVEARRNIELARAYRDASFVLPDGMPTVWIGRHQGFVSMDRVFGPEFMFAVFQASEGTGARHFLYGGEVGVAQELQSSLKKRFPKSNIVGTYTPPFRSLSQTEETDLEQMLRVVRPDFMWIGLSTPKQEIFMRKYRDMLPVKIMIGVGAAFDFHTGRLTDSPTWVKRSGLQWLHRLIQEPRRLWRRYLRTNSIFLCLAMLELAGSERPRILPVAKPAAGVLDDPLVE
- a CDS encoding NAD-dependent epimerase/dehydratase family protein — encoded protein: MLKRVLVTGAGGFIGHHLMNALVDLGYWVRGADIKSPEFQPSRADEFHLLDLREVQNCEQMTDGVDMVFALAADMGGMGYISSHHAAILHTNTLINFNTLEAARRSGVRRYLFTSSACVYPEYRQLATDVPALREEDAYPAAPQDAYGWEKLITERLCTHYREDYGMEMRIIRFHNIFGPLGTWEGGREKAPAAMCRKVAIAKLTGNHEIEIWGDGKQTRSFCYIDDCVTGIHKLMVSDFAYPLNLGQDRMVSINELADLVADIAGIRVNKRHVSGPMGVRGRNSDNTLLRQVLGWTPVISLEDGLRRTYRWIEAQVAAKLSEKCSSSFTSKVAATTP